CAGACCAGAGCGAAATCGAGCCCATTAAGGGTGGGATAAGCAACTCGTTCAGAAGGGCTGCCGTAGTTTTCGGTGTGGGAAGGTACCTGTATGCGCTTAATCAGTCTTACGGTATCGTCGCCGAGAATGGTCAGTACAAAGGTTCCGCGAAAAATAAGGCCACCGGCCAATGGGTGAACTTTCGGTGGAATCCACCCAAGCTCCCGGCCTTTGCGGTGCCAGAGTCAAATCTGAAGGTTTTGAACGGCGACAAGGCGGTAGCTGCTGCATCAGCGCCAGTCAGGCCTGTATCAAGGACCGCACAGCCGTCGGTTTCAACCAAGAAGGCTGAGATCACCATGGCGGATGTACCAGAGAGCCTACGCGACCTGTTTGCGGAGCTGCAAATCACCGACGCGAAAGCCCTTGATCTGCTGAAGCGCAAGTCGTACAACTTTGCCGAAGTTGAGCGAATCCTGCAGGATATCCGCGTCGAATCCGTCGCTGCCGGAGCTTAAATATGGCTGCTGGAGCCAAGGCCTTCGCGGCAAGTGATCAGGAATCCAGCAAGGTAACTCCTGCCAACTTTGGCAGGTTTACTTTATATGAAATCGAATCATCGGTCAGAAGCGCCGTAGAAATGCTTGAGCTCGTGATCGATGACAACGGCGAAGTGGTCGATGAAGAACTTGAGACCAGGATTTTCAAGAGGTTGAATGAATTGAACCTTGCAAAAGAGTTAAAGGCCACGAACGTTGCTGTCTACATCAAGAGCTTGTGGGGTCAGGTCTTATTGCTGGAACAGGAGAGAAGCAAGCTCGCACGCCGAGAAAAATCGCTCACCCGAAAAGCTGAATGGTTGACGAGGTACCTGGTCTCTTACCTGCAAGTCGATCCTTCCAAACCAGGTGTGCTTGTGTCCGGTCTGCGAGCAAACATTGGCTGGCGCCGATCTGACAACATCGAGGTCAGCGATGCGCGTCGGTTACCCCTGCAGTATCAACGCGGCGTGGTGGTTGAAGTCAGTGAAGAGGAACATGCCAAGTATGGCGATGTATTGCGTTCTCTCACAGGTTTCCGAACTGATCCAAGAAAGGACATCCTCAAGAAACGGATAAAGGCCGGAATCGCGAAGGGCAAGAAGTACACACACATTGCGAGACTTATTGAAAAGTACACGATCCAGATAACGTAAGGTCAGAAAATCTGTCCCTGCGACCGGCCAATCGGCGCAGGGTTTTGTTTTATAGAGCAGATGACAGCAACTGCTCCCAGATCAAAAGGCCTTGGGCAACAATCGCCGTTAATCGAAGCTCTGTCTGTCGCAGCGTTTAACGGTTGCGAGAAAAGCCAAGACACGCTCATCATCCAAAGCCTCGGGATTCTGAATCAGATACTCAAAGGCTACCGCATCAGCGGAGAAATCTACCATGACTGCAGAAGTGAAGCCACAATCGCAGTGATCAAGGCGGTCAGGACATTCAATCCCCACCGCGGGTTCTCTCTCTCAAGTTTCATATCCTGGCACATCCACGCTGCCATTAAAAAGGCATTGAGAGAGAACAAGCTCATCTCAATCCCGAAGAATAAATGGTACGAAATGAAGGCTGAGGAAAAATCAGCCGGCAGCCCCAGTACTACAAAGACTACACTTTCTACGGCGGTATTACCGCACACGAGTCTCTTCTCTGAGATTCAGTACGAGCCCGACAGGATTTCGGCCAGTTCACGCTCAGCAGGCCCCGCTGCCTTGGCAGAGCGGAGTTATCTTGAGGCTGTCATTTGCGAAGGTTTGGATCAACTTTCGAACTTTGAAAAACAAGTAATTTCCGGAAGATTCGGAATTAACCAAGAAAAACCTGTGAGTTCGCGCGAAATGGCTCTGAAGCTGAACTGCAGTCGTTCCGTCGTTCTCAAGGCCGAGCAGACAGCCAAGAGGTCGCTGCGCCATTTTTTTGAAGCAAAAGGTATGCGTTCGTTCATACAAGGAGAGTAACGATGTTTGATCTGGAAAATTGCGCAATACCCGCGGTGCTTGCTCAAGCCCCCGCGGAGGGCGTTTCGGAGCGATATACGTTCATACCAACAACGCGGCTGATTGACGACCTGCGCACTATGGATTGGTTTCCTGTCGGTGCAAAAGGTAGCAAACGCGCACAGGATACTTCTGCCAGACATATGGTTCGTTTTCGTTCCAGAGAACATCTGGAATCACCCGTACATTCTGTTTGCCCGGAACTGGTCGTAGTTAACGCACACGACGGTCTCTGCTCATTCAATTTAAAAGCGGGATTGTTCAGGTTGGTTTGCTCGAACGGAATGATCGTTTCTGAATCAGTCTTCGCTTCGATCAAAATAAGGCACATCAACTACTCGTACGATGCTGTTCGAGATGCTGTGTTCCAATACGCAGCACAAATGCCACAGATTACCCAAAAGGTGCATGAACTGCAGGCAATCGACCTGGATGAAACGCTCCAGTTGACTTTTGCCCGGCAGGCTGTAGCCCTGCGCTTCGAAGAACGGGCAAACGCAACGAACCTCGTAGACCTTCACGCGCTTTTGAGGCCGACCCGCTCTGCTGATAATGGCCAGGATGTGTGGTCGGTGCTCAACATACTTCAAGAGAAGCTCATTAACGGCAAGTTTGTGATTGGCGAAAAAAAGCGTCAGGCGCGTGCGATCCAAAATGTTCAAAGGACGATCAGTTTGAACGAGCGGCTTTTTGACCTCGCCGAATCCATCGGGAAGCTGGCGTGAAGCGGGTTGCACGAACACCGATTCTGCCTGGCATTAAGGCACTGCCTGCAAAATACCGAGTACTCGATATCAACTACAATACGGTAGAGGTCATGAGGCCCGACTTTTTCGTTGTTTTCTTTGATCGCAAGAAAGACCCATGCTCTGTCCTGTTGAACAAAGTACGGCTCGCGTTACCGCCGGAGACGGTGATTCGGATTGTGGGAACGATCAGGGGGTACCAAGCCTCGATTACCTATGCGAAGAAATATCAGAAGAGTGCCCTGACCAAACAAAAGCAGCAGCTCAGACAATTTATCCAGTGCATGAATCATGCCCTGGAGCTCGGCTTTGACGCACACAAGGTGCTGGTAATTGAATCAAAATCCATCAAGGCTGCCTGAATAATGCGCAGGCCATACGGACAATCACTGTGCGGAGTCTCTCCCCGATTGCTTAGGCATCGCAACGATTACCTGTTCATTTTGCAGCATCTTCAAGAAAACGAGGAAATGCTGAGACGCGCCCTTGGTTTCGTTGCGTCCATCGCTTCTGAAGAAGAAGTTCTCCAGCTCTGCCAGAATCTCCATTTTTCGCAAACAGCACTTGCCGAGATTAAAGCCGATGGTCTGACAGACAGATTGGAACTTTTCGATAGGCTGGCCTATCTTTCATCCCGGATCAGCGATTCCAAAGACTACACGAAATTGAAGTTGGCAAAGAAGCTGATCTGTCACTTGCTGCAAAACCAAGCAGCGGGACTCCAATGGAAAAGTAATGCGTTTCTAGAATACCTGCGAGAAAATCTGTCTCTGAATGAGACCGAGTTGCAGCTGCTCTGGGTGCTTTATCTGCGGCAATCCGGCTCTGAACTCGACTTTCTCAATATGGGTATTTCTGACCTGGCGGATGAACTTTATGTTCTCGAAACCTGTTTTGGCATGTCGGCTCAGGATACCGGCGAAGTCCTGCTGAGAGATTCGATTCTGAGCAAGACCGGTCTCGTTGAGCCTGTTGGCGATACCGTCAAACTCCCAGCCAGAGTCCTAATGGCGATTGCAGGTAACATATCCATTGCCGCTTTTCAGGCTGAACATTTCAGGCCAGACGCTGCGTCTGTTTACTCTCTCGATTCGTTTGACCTCGACCGGATCGACGTCGAAATCATTCTCGCCCTTTTGAAAGGCGCGGGTCCCGCAAAC
The sequence above is a segment of the Turneriella parva DSM 21527 genome. Coding sequences within it:
- a CDS encoding Rad52/Rad22 family DNA repair protein, giving the protein METDVKEMLRKLSAPFPESAVKWRAALCGLSGKGEPFALVVPYVDARAIQDRLDQVIGAENWMAEYRQGPGNGTMCKLSLRINGGWVSKEDGADQSEIEPIKGGISNSFRRAAVVFGVGRYLYALNQSYGIVAENGQYKGSAKNKATGQWVNFRWNPPKLPAFAVPESNLKVLNGDKAVAAASAPVRPVSRTAQPSVSTKKAEITMADVPESLRDLFAELQITDAKALDLLKRKSYNFAEVERILQDIRVESVAAGA
- a CDS encoding siphovirus Gp157 family protein — protein: MAAGAKAFAASDQESSKVTPANFGRFTLYEIESSVRSAVEMLELVIDDNGEVVDEELETRIFKRLNELNLAKELKATNVAVYIKSLWGQVLLLEQERSKLARREKSLTRKAEWLTRYLVSYLQVDPSKPGVLVSGLRANIGWRRSDNIEVSDARRLPLQYQRGVVVEVSEEEHAKYGDVLRSLTGFRTDPRKDILKKRIKAGIAKGKKYTHIARLIEKYTIQIT
- a CDS encoding sigma-70 family RNA polymerase sigma factor; the encoded protein is MTATAPRSKGLGQQSPLIEALSVAAFNGCEKSQDTLIIQSLGILNQILKGYRISGEIYHDCRSEATIAVIKAVRTFNPHRGFSLSSFISWHIHAAIKKALRENKLISIPKNKWYEMKAEEKSAGSPSTTKTTLSTAVLPHTSLFSEIQYEPDRISASSRSAGPAALAERSYLEAVICEGLDQLSNFEKQVISGRFGINQEKPVSSREMALKLNCSRSVVLKAEQTAKRSLRHFFEAKGMRSFIQGE
- a CDS encoding DUF932 domain-containing protein — protein: MFDLENCAIPAVLAQAPAEGVSERYTFIPTTRLIDDLRTMDWFPVGAKGSKRAQDTSARHMVRFRSREHLESPVHSVCPELVVVNAHDGLCSFNLKAGLFRLVCSNGMIVSESVFASIKIRHINYSYDAVRDAVFQYAAQMPQITQKVHELQAIDLDETLQLTFARQAVALRFEERANATNLVDLHALLRPTRSADNGQDVWSVLNILQEKLINGKFVIGEKKRQARAIQNVQRTISLNERLFDLAESIGKLA